AATCCTCGTTTTTCTGCCTCAGCGACCCAATCAACACTATAACCATCACCATTAAAACGAATTGGTTTTGTATCAATAATTAAAGTTTTTAATACCTGGAAGATCGCCTCATCTTTTTTCACTCCCTTTTCGATATGTGCATCAACCTCGGCTTTAAATTTTTTCAACTGATCGGCAACCGCAGTGTTTAGAACAATTAGAGCAGAAGCATTGTTGGCCATCGATCCCACAGCACGGAACTCAAAACGATTTCCGGTAAAGGCAAATGGCGATGTGCGGTTTCGGTCGGTATTGTCGAGAATAATTTCAGGAATACGACCAATATTCAGTTTTAAAGCTGTTTTTTCATCCGGAGTCATTTTGCGGTCAACAACCGCTTCTTCCATCAAATCCAGCATCGCGGAAACTTCTGTTCCCAGAAAAACTGAGATTATGGAAGGAGGCGCTTCGTTAGCTCCCAAGCGGTGTTGGTTCGACGCCGTTAAAATACTTGCACGCAGTAAATCCTGATTATCGTAAACAGCTTTTAATGTATTAATTACAAAGGTTAAGAACTGCAAGTTCGATTTTGGATTTTTACCCGGCGAATACAAATTCACGCCGGTATCGGTTGATAACGACCAGTTGTTGTGTTTTCCCGATCCGTTAATTCCGGCAAATGGTTTTTCGTGAAAAAGAATACGGAATTTATGACGACGTGCAATTTTCTGCATAATGTCCATACACAACTGATTATGATCGTTGGCCAGGTTAGCCTCTTCGTAAATGGGAGCCAGCTCGAACTGATTAGGTGCCACCTCGTTATGACGTGTTTTTACAGGAATTCCCAGTTTGTAGGCTTCATTCTCAACATCTTGCATAAACTTATTTACGCGCGTTGGGATGGATGAGAAATAGTGATCATCAAGTTGCTGATCTTTTGATGAGGCGTGGCCCATTAGCGTTCGTCCGGTCAACATCAGGTCGGGACGCGCCATATACAAAGCCTCATCAATTAAGAAATATTCCTGTTCCCATCCCAGGTTAGCCGTTACGCGCGACACATTTTTATCAAAATACTGGCACACGCTGGTAGCTGCTTTGTCAATTGTATTTAACGCACGCAGCAAAGGTGTTTTATAATCGAGTGCCTCACCAGTATAGGAAATAAATATGGTAGGAATTGTCAATGTTGTTTCGCTGATAAAAGCCGGAGAAGAAGGGTCCCAGGCCGTGTAGCCCCTAGCCTCAAAAGTCTGACGTATTCCGCCACTCGGAAACGACGAAGCATCAGGTTCCTGTTGTGCCAGCAATTTGCCCGAAAATGATTCTATTACACCTCCGTCAGCACCATGAACAATAAATGCATCGTGTTTTTCGGCGGTACCATCTGTTAACGGATGAAACCAGTGCGTATAGTGGGTTGCACCGTTTTCAATTGCCCAGGCTTTCATTCCCTGAGCTACCTGGTCGGCCATTTTCCGGTCAACCGTAGTTCCTCGTTCAACCGCATCGGTTACTGCTTTGTAGGCTTCGCGCGACAAATACTTTTTCATTTTTGCCTGATCGAAAACCAACATGCCATAATAATCCGAAACCAGGTTTTCTTCGCGTTCGATTTCTACCGGTTTACGGTTAAGCACTTC
This is a stretch of genomic DNA from uncultured Draconibacterium sp.. It encodes these proteins:
- a CDS encoding glutamine synthetase III, with the protein product MAQFRFKALDEVLNRKPVEIEREENLVSDYYGMLVFDQAKMKKYLSREAYKAVTDAVERGTTVDRKMADQVAQGMKAWAIENGATHYTHWFHPLTDGTAEKHDAFIVHGADGGVIESFSGKLLAQQEPDASSFPSGGIRQTFEARGYTAWDPSSPAFISETTLTIPTIFISYTGEALDYKTPLLRALNTIDKAATSVCQYFDKNVSRVTANLGWEQEYFLIDEALYMARPDLMLTGRTLMGHASSKDQQLDDHYFSSIPTRVNKFMQDVENEAYKLGIPVKTRHNEVAPNQFELAPIYEEANLANDHNQLCMDIMQKIARRHKFRILFHEKPFAGINGSGKHNNWSLSTDTGVNLYSPGKNPKSNLQFLTFVINTLKAVYDNQDLLRASILTASNQHRLGANEAPPSIISVFLGTEVSAMLDLMEEAVVDRKMTPDEKTALKLNIGRIPEIILDNTDRNRTSPFAFTGNRFEFRAVGSMANNASALIVLNTAVADQLKKFKAEVDAHIEKGVKKDEAIFQVLKTLIIDTKPIRFNGDGYSVDWVAEAEKRGLTNIASVPESLAAYLREDYINLFKRNGIFNKAEIEGRVEVEYEKFIMKVQIESRVLADIAINHIVPTAVEYQTMLLENVKNLKEVFPEEEFMSLAGGRLELIREVGGHISAIKAKRKEMIAARAKANKVEDVVERSKEYDKEVRPFLDDIRDHIDRLELIVDNEKWPLPKYRELLFIR